A single window of Macrobrachium nipponense isolate FS-2020 chromosome 31, ASM1510439v2, whole genome shotgun sequence DNA harbors:
- the LOC135206966 gene encoding ATP synthase mitochondrial F1 complex assembly factor 1-like codes for MNITGRRIGCTVRKVLVTMSERPVSTSSYAMVKAIEELEKNPFFEKYGAKIAKYQKANPEEFLNKFEKGKEVKESQPGGHGFSEVAKKGKEPLAKAAYTFAPQKKLESIMKTDLLKDKSNEEIQYIWTEHFRNKDAVSGVIPSATYDKLYENVLKYPMFLFALPRNTGYEFIVVQFAGHEAHFTPLINYQAYQENAPECLTLVHYPDLKEERGIVLMHGEYNKDIVNSFEAQCLVNQVQMYYGGFDQTKLELVKTFHAAPDKFKHQDLISQLESFDLSSLPGKKA; via the exons ATGAATATTACTGGACGCCGTATTGGATGTACAGTTAGGAAAGTATTGGTTACAATGAGTGAACGACCAGTGAGTACTTCTAGTTATGCAATGGTTAAGGCCATAGAAGAATTGGAAAAGAATCCATTCTTTGAAAAATATGGAGCAAAAATTGCCAAATATCAGAA AGCAAATCCAGAAGAGTTCCTTAATAAATTTGAGAAGGGGAAAGAAGTCAAAGAAAGTCAACCTGGAGGCCATGGGTTCTCTGAGGTAGCCAAAAAAGGCAAGGAGCCTTTGGCTAAGGCAGCATATACATTTGCTCCTCAAAAg AAACTGGAGAGCATCATGAAAACTGACTTATTGAAAGACAAGTCAAATGAAGAGATTcagtat ATTTGGACAGAACATTTTAGAAATAAGGATGCTGTTAGTGGAGTCATACCTTCGGCAACTTACGACAAATTgtatgaaaatgttttgaaataccCTATG TTCTTGTTTGCCTTGCCAAGAAACACAGGGTATGAGTTCATTGTTGTCCAGTTTGCTGGCCACGAAGCACACTTCACTCCCCTAATAAACTATCAG GCTTATCAAGAGAATGCCCCAGAATGCCTTACTTTGGTTCACTACCCTGATTTGAAAGAAGAACGGGGTATTGTTCTGATGCATGGAGAGTACAACAAAGATATTGTC AATTCCTTTGAAGCCCAGTGTTTAGTCAATCAGGTTCAGATGTATTATGGTGGTTTTGATCAGACTAAGCTGGAGTTAGTGAAAACTTTCCATGCGGCCCCAGATAAATTTAAGCATCAAGATCTCATTAGCCAACTGGAAAGTTTTGATCTTAGTTCACTGCCGGGAAAGAAGGCATGA
- the LOC135206965 gene encoding mitochondrial-processing peptidase subunit beta-like codes for MQSSVVGKMSRLLRPVGALLKNYSNRTVVLKPARWYGVAASASYEQTLLNVPPTRVTVLDNGMRVATEDAGSPTATVGLWIDTGSRFETDANNGVAHFLEHMAFKGTAKRSQTDLELEVENMGAHLNAYTSREQTVFYAKCFAGDVPKAVELLSDIIQNSKFGEVEIERERGVILREMQEVESNLQEVVFDHLHSVAFQGTPLGRTILGPTKNIKSISRKDLVDYIETHYKGPRIVLAGAGGVDHASLVKLAEDHFRGLGGSYVGDVPEVAPCRFTGSEIRVRDDSMPLAHIAMAVEGAGWADPDNIPLMIANTIIGSWDRSHGGGANNASNLAQAAVLGNLCHSFQSFNTCYKDTGLWGLYFVCEPLKIEDFVFNLQSEWMRLCTNVTEFEVERAKNILRTNLLLQLDGTTPICEDIGRQMLCYNRRIPLHELDARIEAVTAEVVRDTCYSYIYDKCPAIAAVGPCEALPDYNRIRSSMYWLRV; via the exons ATGCAATCATCTGTAGTTGGAAAAATGTCTCGACTCCTTCGACCGGTTGGAGCTCTGCTCAAAAATTACTCCAACAGGACCGTCGTCCTCAAG cCTGCCAGATGGTATGGAGTTGCTGCCTCGGCCAGTTACGAACAGACCCTCCTGAATGTCCCTCCAACCCGTGTAACAGTTTTGGACAATGGCATGAGGGTAGCTACTGAGGATGCTGGGTCACCAACAGCTACAGTCGGATTATGGATTGACACTGGATCACGCTTTGAGACAGATGCTAACAATGGGGTAGCGCATTTTCTTGAACACATGGCGTTTAAG GGAACTGCCAAGAGATCTCAAACTGATCTCGAGTTGGAAGTAGAAAACATGGGTGCACACCTCAATGCTTACACTTCTCGCGAGCAGACTGTTTTTTATGCCAAGTGTTTTGCTGGTGATGTTCCCAAGGCAGTTGAACTCCTCTCCGACATTATCCAGAACAGCAAGTTCGGTGAG GTTGAAATAGAGCGTGAACGTGGAGTGATCTTGCGTGAGATGCAGGAAGTCGAGAGCAACCTTCAGGAAGTAGTCTTCGATCACTTACATTCTGTAGCATTCCAGGGTACTCCTTTAGGTCGGACAATTCTTGGCCCAACCAAGAACATTAA ATCCATCAGCCGCAAAGATCTGGTAGATTACATCGAAACCCACTACAAGGGCCCACGCATTGTCCTGGCTGGTGCTGGTGGTGTAGATCATGCATCACTTGTAAAACTGGCTGAGGACCACTTCAGGGGTCTTGGAGGGTCTTATGTTGGAGATGTCCCTGAAGTTGCTCCATGTCGTTTTACTG GTTCTGAAATCCGTGTCCGTGACGACAGTATGCCACTAGCACACATTGCAATGGCAGTTGAAGGTGCAGGATGGGCAGATCCAGACAACATCCCACTCATGATTGCAAACACCATCATTGGCTCCTGGGACAGGTCTCATGGTGGTGGTGCTAACAATGCATCTAACCTTGCCCAG GCTGCAGTTTTAGGGAATCTCTGCCACTCCTTCCAGTCTTTCAATACGTGTTACAAGGACACTGGTCTTTGGGGACTGTATTTTGTATGCGAACCTTTGAAAATTGAG GACTTTGTCTTCAATCTTCAATCTGAGTGGATGAGGCTTTGCACCAACGTAACAGAATTTGAGGTTGAGCGAGCAAAGAACATTTTGAGGACAAACCTCTTGCTGCAGCTTGATGGCACCACCCCAATTTGTGAAGACATCGGGCGCCAGATGCTCTGCTACAACAGACGTATTCCATTGCACGAACTTGATGCCAGAATTGAG GCTGTGACAGCTGAGGTAGTAAGAGACACATGCTACAGCTACATCTATGACAAGTGCCCTGCCATTGCTGCTGTCGGGCCCTGCGAAGCTCTTCCTGACTACAACCGTATTCGCTCCAGCATGTACTGGTTGAGGGTATAA
- the LOC135206967 gene encoding perlucin-like protein, producing MAIRCALAIMLVALSSVKGQDQVECIHPYLEVGGRCLYIDPWVKGPMKTIRDMCKYHNGELLWLDGVYDCDFYRALMDHLHENKLNEHDYWLGITDEGHEGTWRYVKNNQEVRMGAPYWIGNNPDGLENENCAAMLKANAYYWADVKCDLELSVICRYAK from the exons ATGGCCATCAGGTGTGCTTTGGCAATAATGCTTGTTGCCCTTTCTTCAGTCAAAG GGCAGGATCAAGTAGAATGTATCCACCCATATTTAGAAGTGGGGGGACGTTGCCTCTACATTGATCCTTGGGTCAAAGGACCTATGAAAACCATCAGAGACATGTGCAAATACCACAATGGTGAGCTTCTCTGGTTGGACGGTGTCTATGACTGTGACTTTTACAGGGCTCTTATGGACCATCTTCATGAGAACA AACTGAATGAGCACGATTACTGGCTGGGCATCACTGACGAGGGCCATGAAGGAACCTGGAG GTATGTCAAGAATAATCAAGAAGTTAGAATGGGAGCACCTTACTGGATTGGTAACAACCCAGATGGTTTGGAAAATGAGAACTGCGCTGCCATGCTCAAAGCAAATGCATATTACTGGGCAGATGTCAAATGTGATTTAGAATTAAGTGTCATTTGTAGATATGCTAAATAA